Below is a genomic region from Betta splendens chromosome 8, fBetSpl5.4, whole genome shotgun sequence.
AGGTAATAAAGACGGAGAACGTGGAGGAGGAAACGGGAAGAAGAGAAATAAGAGTGGGGAACAGTTTGAGTAAAAAAGCGATTGGGATGAGGGggaaggtgaaggagaaaaagatTAATGGTTGGAGGAgttgtgtgggtgggggtggggcaGTAGGTAAGGATGAAAGCATGGAGcaataaaaatggaaaaggGAGATTAGAGCAGAGTGaggagcgaggcagaggagacaaAGGGAGAATCAGGAAGGAGCCTCGCGGAGGTTATCCTGCTCATACACTCACTATGACCAGCAGCCTGctggttcccagtatccacaacTGGCCAGCCTCAAAGCATTCCAGTGTGGCTGCTCTGTGCGTCGCATTGAAGCAGGAGCACGACTTCACGAACGCTGGCCACTCAAAGATACGAACGCTCTACGTCAGCCTCTGCTGTGAAATGTTAGGTACTGTAGGTCTGGTTTGTTCAATGTTTGTGTGAAGTAGAAAGTCCCTCAATTCAGCATTAGGTCTACAAGAAAACACTTTAACACCAAGACTCTGACGCCTTCAGCTTTGGGTTTGCTGCTTGTCCACATCTGGTTTTGGTCCAGACCATTGGTCCATTGGCTGGAGAGTAAAGCTAGAGCAGGAGTACTAATGAGTACAGGTCTACTGATCTGCTGGACTGCTGCTCTACAGGTCTGTTTGATTGCTGGTATACTGGTTTATTGGTCCACATGTCTGCTGGTCTGCTGGTGTACTGGTTTACAGGTCTGTTTGACTGCTGGTATACAGGTCTACTGGTCTGCTGGTCTACAGGTTTACAGGTCTACAGGTCTGTTGGACTGCTGGTATATCGATCTGCTGGTCTACTGGTTTACTGGTCCACATGTCTGCTGGTCTACTGGTTTACAGTTCTACAGGTCTGCTGCACTGCTGGTATACTGGTTTGTTGGACTGCTAGACTGTTGGTATGCTGCTCTGCTGGTCTATTGGTCTACTGGTCCCCAGTTACCCTGACTGCATagaaggaagccagagaacctaAAGAGACGCGTTCACAAATGGTCGGAGCGTGAGccatatcagtgtcagctgatcCAGATGTGTCGCCTTGGTGACACGACATCTGTCTAAAACGTGGATTTGGAATCACAAACAGATTTTAGCTTCCTCGACCCAGAGTCGACTCAAATCTATTTTAAGAAGAACGAGGACGTCAAGAAGTTATTTCCAGCTTCAAAACACACTGTCCACGTTGCCGTCCGAGCGTTGCTGTTTTGATCTTCACAGCTGTATATAATTAGTTTTATCAAGTGAAATTACAAATCATTATTGTTAGATAACTGGCGTTCTAGAACGTCATGTGATCTCAGATTGGTTTAACTGACTTCTGCTGCACAACGACTACATTCACTCACATTCAGACCATTTATTATTAAGGACGTCGACCCCCTGCGTCTCGTCAAActgatgtttgttttgctcaATAACTCACCTGCCCTGTTGATCTCGATGATTTCCTCCTGGGCCAAGGGACAGTCCCCGGCACCCATCATGCTGCCGGACCCCACCATTCCCGGCCCGATGACGTTGCCCATCAGCCTGTGCGGCGAGGCGGTGGCCATGGCCAGGGCGTCCGGCTTGCAGTAGTTGGGGCTTCCGGGCTGCGGCGCTCGGGGGATGTGCTTGTTCCTCTTCTTCGGGAGCTTCTGCTTGGCCATGGCCAGGGAGTAGTACATGCCAAAGTTGTTGACGATGACAGGCACCGGCATGGCGATGGTGAGCACCCCAGCCAAGGCGCAGAGCGCTCCCACCAGCATCCCCGACCACGTCTCTGGGTACATGTCCCCGTAGCCCAGCGTGGTCATGGTCACCACGGCCCACCAGAAGCCGATGGGGATGTTCTTGAAGACGGTGTGGCGGGCGGCGGTCGGGTCGTCCGGGTCGGCACCGATGCGTTCAGCATAGTAGATCATGGTAGCGAAGATGAGGACGCCCAGCGCCAGGAagatgatgagcagcaggaacTCGTTGGTGCTGGCCCGCAGCGTGTGGCCCAGGACCCGCAAGCCCACGAAGTGGCGGGTCAGCTTGAAAATACGCAGGATCCGAACGAAGCGCACGACGCGCAGGAAGCTCAGCACGTCTTTGGCTGTTTTGGAGGAGAGGCCGCTCAGCGCCACCTCCAGGTAAAAGGGCACGATGGCCACGAAGTCTATGATGTTGAGGGAGCTGCGGAAGAACTCGGCCTTGTCCGGGCAGAAGATGACGCGCGCCATCACCTCTATGGTGAACCAGATGACGCAGACGCCCTCCACGTAGGTGAGCCAGCCGTCGGTGACCACCTCGTACTGGATCTGCAGAGAGACGACAGGACGGGTTAGTCTAAACTACAGCCTCTAGTCGTGATCACAGCTGAGGACTTCACCTCCTCGCGCGTGACGTTGTCCACGGTGATGTTCTCCGTTTTGTTGTAGATGGTGTTAAAGGCTTCGTGGGTCTCCAGGCagaaggtggagatggagagcaGGATGAAGAAGAGCGAGCCGAACGCCACGTACTGCAGGGACACAGAGCGGGGAGCGTTAGAGGGGGCGGCGACCGCTGCCGCGGCGGCTCCCTGCGTCGGAGCGGGACGTGAGATGCTGCAGCGGCAGGTAGGGGGCGCCGAGAACGCAGAGGGGAGCGAGTGCTGCAGTCCCACCGGCAACAGCACAGTCGGTGCAGGATGATGGATGGAGGGTGCGAAACAAATGTGGTgcacgaggtgtgtgtgtgtgtgtgtgtgtgtgtgttattaaggAAGAGGCAGATCCACTGAACTCGTCGATCCAGCATCGATCTTCCCGTCCGTGCTTAAATATTCAGTGTTCACGTGTGTAATGAGATTTATTTTCTCCGCAGCCcctcacacgcacgcgcgcgcacacacacacacacacacacacacacacacacacacacacacacacacacacacacacaagattttAAGATTTCAATTTTTTTGAGCCACCAGAATATATATGATGTTTGTATATTTACAGTAGCCAGTGATGCACAATAGCAGCTGACTTTAGAGGTGACATTAATCAGACACTACCAACCTGGGAGCATAAGTAACCATGTCTGAACCCTGACGTTCAGTCTAATGTAATGGAATGGACGTATTTGCTGTGACTCCCATCCAGGGCACTAGGACGAGCacctacatactgtaagtagaTTAGCTTCACACAGGAGGCAGATGTGTGAGGTAACAGGGTCTGGCTGCACCTGGGCCTGACTGCAAATACATTCAACAGCACTTTCAACCTAGTGGAGACATCTTTGCTCCAAAGGATCAAGTTGAATGGATCAGAACCTTATGACCACCACGTCTCACAGAAGctgactgctgtgtgtgtgtgtgtgtgtgtgtgtgtgtgtgtgtgtcaggtcagtgatgaagacagacagatgaagtCTTCCTCTCATCCTCAGGGAGAACAACTCCCACAGCTTATTATCATGGTCTAATTTAACACAGCTATCTGGAGCTGCCCtgattacacacaaacactatgtcacacacacgcgcacacgcacgcgcacactcacacgcacactcactcactcacactcacacacacacacacacacacacacacacacacacacacacacacacacacacacacacacacacacacacacacacacacacactagctatTAAAGGATACACTGCAAAAACCTCCTGTCATTTAACTTCAGAACCCGTCTCAGGCTCCAAGAATAACTGGCTGTAAGTGAAAGGTCAGGATCAGTGAACGAAGCTCCAAACGACGGCTGAGACTTCGGTCTTTGACGTCCCAACCTCTGACTGGTCACACAACGAGCCCTTCGGCAGAGGATCGGGGGGATAACAAACCATTTTGGCCACTGCAGAGCTTCGCTCACCTTCCTTCACGTTgtaattcattattaataacaaACACCAGCTGCTCGGCTCATTAAGTAGCAGCTCAGTCAGTGTTTGTTACCACATGAACCATAGTTTCCTTTCTGGTTTAACCTACATCATCGTTCCTCTCTCTCACGCTGCTCTGTCAcgtccttccacctcctccctggacAGTCTTGTCTTTCTTTAGCTTTGATCTCCTCATCACTTAgagcctcctctccctcctgtctCAGCTCTTTTCTCCTCTATTTCTGGCGCCCTTTCATACTTTTCTCCTTGATTTATCTTATTTTTTTCGAGCCGTTTCTTTGGTTCGGTCGTAGCCCGTGTAAGCAGCTATTTTGAGCCAACAAGTTACAGTAGCAGCCGACAAACAACGTCGGCAACTGACTGATGCTGAATATGAAGCCTTGACCGGCTACAATAGAAACTAGCATTCACTAAAAGTTAACTTGGTAGAtagatacagtaaatgttaccaggaggaaaaaacacaagcacaagtGACTGATGAGCTAAATCTGTGAATTTATGAGTATAACCTTCACAACCAATGAGTCCCAGCACGTTTCCCCTGCGCAGCAGTGACGCAGCACTCGGGGTGTcctctcctacacacacacacacacacacacacacaccacacacacacacacacacacacacacacacacacacacacacacacacacacacacacacacacacacgtcccttGTAAAGGTGACTTCACTACAAATAGCCTGGTTGGACATTAGAATTCAGCTCcatggcatgtgtgtgtgtgtgtgtgtgtgtgtgtgtgtgtgtgtgtgtgtgtgtgtgtgtgtgtgtgtgtgtgtgtgggtgtgtgtgtgtgtgtgtgtgtgtgtgtgtgaaatagatagtgtttgtgtgtaatcattaattaattaactgttTATGCTGATGAGGCTTTTTCTCTTCATTAACACTAAATTCTCTGAAGCTTCTCTGTCTTGTTGTGTTCAATGGCGACATAGAGTATTTGTCAAAATCAGCTTCAGCACCAGCCACTCAGTTCTGAGAGTAAGCTTTAAGTTGAGTTATGCTCTTGTTTTTGTACAGTGACTGATCAGTGTAATCACCAACATGTGATCACATGTTAAACACCTGCTGCATATCACTGAACTAGTTCAAGCCGGAACGTGTGGTCTGGCTGtggtttcagcaccatggacagcgccGTCATGTGCTTGACTTTAGTGGTTGAAAGCTGAGACaagcacaaacagaaacattcTCAGAGACGCCTCTGCTCTAAAGCTGGTGTCTCCGTCTGTTAGTAAACCCATTGTGTAGTTCATGTGCTGTATGGTTGTGCGTCTGTTTATGTTCTTTTCACATGTTGACAATGTTCATGTGCTCATGGGTGCCATGggttctgacctctgacctctgcataTGACACAAATCTATCAGGCATTACAATAAATCTCTATTCTATCTGAGACCTAAACCAGTTACTATAAATTATAATATTGTCTTAAACTGTATAATTCTACTTGATACTGAGGGCATTGCCTTTGTGCTGTAGATACATCGTACCATATGTGTGTACAAGATGCTTCATCTGTGAAATACATGAGATGAAGCTAAC
It encodes:
- the LOC114859820 gene encoding potassium voltage-gated channel subfamily C member 1-like isoform X1, with protein sequence MTCSASDSEKIVINCGGVRHETYRSTLKTLPGTRLSWLTEPDAFSNFDYDPKSDEFFFDRHPGTFAFILNYYRTGKLHCPSDVCGPLFEEELAFWGIDETDVEACCWMNYRQHRDAEEALDSFETPEPDEPENDPALTGGADGDLKRLCMQEDGRRATWWEVWQPRMWALFEDPYSSKYARYVAFGSLFFILLSISTFCLETHEAFNTIYNKTENITVDNVTREEIQYEVVTDGWLTYVEGVCVIWFTIEVMARVIFCPDKAEFFRSSLNIIDFVAIVPFYLEVALSGLSSKTAKDVLSFLRVVRFVRILRIFKLTRHFVGLRVLGHTLRASTNEFLLLIIFLALGVLIFATMIYYAERIGADPDDPTAARHTVFKNIPIGFWWAVVTMTTLGYGDMYPETWSGMLVGALCALAGVLTIAMPVPVIVNNFGMYYSLAMAKQKLPKKRNKHIPRAPQPGSPNYCKPDALAMATASPHRLMGNVIGPGMVGSGSMMGAGDCPLAQEEIIEINRADSKQNGDAAASAAALANEDCPTIDQVLGDERSPATGGLGSTASRERYPHDRACFLLSAGEFQRTTDGNVRKATGYEKSRSLNNISGMTGAPLRFTPITNSTFEPFEPPGLRRCHSPIPSIL
- the LOC114859820 gene encoding potassium voltage-gated channel subfamily C member 1-like isoform X2 — encoded protein: MTCSASDSEKIVINCGGVRHETYRSTLKTLPGTRLSWLTEPDAFSNFDYDPKSDEFFFDRHPGTFAFILNYYRTGKLHCPSDVCGPLFEEELAFWGIDETDVEACCWMNYRQHRDAEEALDSFETPEPDEPENDPALTGGADGDLKRLCMQEDGRRATWWEVWQPRMWALFEDPYSSKYARYVAFGSLFFILLSISTFCLETHEAFNTIYNKTENITVDNVTREEIQYEVVTDGWLTYVEGVCVIWFTIEVMARVIFCPDKAEFFRSSLNIIDFVAIVPFYLEVALSGLSSKTAKDVLSFLRVVRFVRILRIFKLTRHFVGLRVLGHTLRASTNEFLLLIIFLALGVLIFATMIYYAERIGADPDDPTAARHTVFKNIPIGFWWAVVTMTTLGYGDMYPETWSGMLVGALCALAGVLTIAMPVPVIVNNFGMYYSLAMAKQKLPKKRNKHIPRAPQPGSPNYCKPDALAMATASPHRLMGNVIGPGMVGSGSMMGAGDCPLAQEEIIEINRADSKQNGDAAASAAALANEDCPTIDQVLGDERSPATGGLGSTASRERYPHDRACFLLSAGEFQRTTDGNVRKDRSWSSSLTSSLGEDWFKREGLLLQQDLSVHSSSSWFRP
- the LOC114859820 gene encoding potassium voltage-gated channel subfamily C member 1-like isoform X3, which produces MTCSASDSEKIVINCGGVRHETYRSTLKTLPGTRLSWLTEPDAFSNFDYDPKSDEFFFDRHPGTFAFILNYYRTGKLHCPSDVCGPLFEEELAFWGIDETDVEACCWMNYRQHRDAEEALDSFETPEPDEPENDPALTGGADGDLKRLCMQEDGRRATWWEVWQPRMWALFEDPYSSKYARYVAFGSLFFILLSISTFCLETHEAFNTIYNKTENITVDNVTREEIQYEVVTDGWLTYVEGVCVIWFTIEVMARVIFCPDKAEFFRSSLNIIDFVAIVPFYLEVALSGLSSKTAKDVLSFLRVVRFVRILRIFKLTRHFVGLRVLGHTLRASTNEFLLLIIFLALGVLIFATMIYYAERIGADPDDPTAARHTVFKNIPIGFWWAVVTMTTLGYGDMYPETWSGMLVGALCALAGVLTIAMPVPVIVNNFGMYYSLAMAKQKLPKKRNKHIPRAPQPGSPNYCKPDALAMATASPHRLMGNVIGPGMVGSGSMMGAGDCPLAQEEIIEINRADSKQNGDAAASAAALANEDCPTIDQVLGDERSPATGGLGSTASRERYPHDRACFLLSAGEFQRTTDGNVRKVLSF